taagtgtgtgtgttttctaTCACGCGAAATGGAAAGCTTTCAAAATTCTATTCCTGACTAAACCGAAGAAACtaatacaataataatgtTGAATGGTCTGGTTCGCCATTCAAAGGCAGGTGTTGACCGCTCGATGCTCCAGGCACTTTTCGCAGGTCACCTCGCAGCACCACTTGAAAACGCACTTGCAATTGGTTTGCTCCTCCACGATTCTACGGGTGTGTCCCCGATTGCAGCACAATCGATCACACCGATCCGATCCCGAACTGGTCACATTGCACTCCCTTCCCTGGGTTCCCAGTGCCCCCGTTTTCGAGTTGGGCGTGCAAAAGTCGGGGGACTCGTCAGCGAACACCAGTTGGTACTTGTTCGCCGGCCTCGTGTGCGGACTTTCCGGCATGAAGCTATTGCCATCGTTGCGCAACGTCACCTTCCTGGCACTGTCGTACCGATCCCGCAGTCGTCCCGCCACTTCCCGGAACGGAGGCATCTTCAGCCAGCAGGTCTTCACCGTACAGGAGCCGGACAGCCCGTGGCACTTGCACTCCAGCCGCATGGCATCgcgaatggcctaaaattagGCAGGATTCATTATGCTTAATGTTAGTTTTGTTGATACTTTAGCATAAATTGCATGAAAATTAATATGGATTGTATGAATAAACAGGTACtcggcttaaaaaaatgtataaatattttttaatatattgatatattttaaaaatgaacaataaaattaaaaccttaaaatttttgttaaatgcaatatatttaagaacggtTTGTGgtaatataataaaagtaaCAAATACTTTATGAATACCTAATATTATCATTCTTTTGATCCCTATATCTGTATATTATTCGGCACTTcaagattataaaaattcgATATATTCCCCAAAAAAATTAGCTACTTACCAATCGGCCTGCGTTATTGTTGTGCAACTTGACCAGCGTGCCCAGATCGCTGCGTCTCTGCCTTTGCTTGGCGTCGAGGAAAACGCGCGAGTGACGAAGGCCAAAGTTCACGTTGTCACTGCATCCGCCCCACTCCCACTGACCTTCGGGGAACTTGATGTTGTCCCAGAACTTGCGACGCCCCCTCCGTCCGCCGGGCTTTCGATTCCGCCGGTTTTGGTTCTCCATCGCAGATATATCCGTCAAGGAGCTGCCGTTGTTGATGTGATTCATCCGCTGACTGGGATGTTGGATGTCCTGCAGGGGCACCTGTTGCCGGAGCATCGCGGCCTGTTGCTGCCTTTCTAGTGCCGCCTCCGCGGTGGCCGCCGTCACCATTTGAGGCTGGCCGCCGTTTCTGCGCATGTGCGCCTTGTCGCAG
The genomic region above belongs to Drosophila takahashii strain IR98-3 E-12201 chromosome 2L, DtakHiC1v2, whole genome shotgun sequence and contains:
- the Wnt6 gene encoding protein Wnt-6, whose protein sequence is MRLLMVIAILIFAMPMTGFGWAEGTNILLDPNLMCKKTRRLRGKLAEICRHDSALLKEIIINGINLGFRECEFQFRNRRWNCTVLRKSMRKILMRDSRETGFVNAITAAGVTYAVTKACTMGQLVECSCDKAHMRRNGGQPQMVTAATAEAALERQQQAAMLRQQVPLQDIQHPSQRMNHINNGSSLTDISAMENQNRRNRKPGGRRGRRKFWDNIKFPEGQWEWGGCSDNVNFGLRHSRVFLDAKQRQRRSDLGTLVKLHNNNAGRLAIRDAMRLECKCHGLSGSCTVKTCWLKMPPFREVAGRLRDRYDSARKVTLRNDGNSFMPESPHTRPANKYQLVFADESPDFCTPNSKTGALGTQGRECNVTSSGSDRCDRLCCNRGHTRRIVEEQTNCKCVFKWCCEVTCEKCLEHRAVNTCL